CCTCGCGCACGAAGGCGCTCAGGCCCGGCCGGTCGAGCGCATAGACCGGCGCGACGGTTCCGCACATGGCGGCGAACTGGACGACCGGCTCCGGCGCCGGTGTGATGTCCAGGGCGTGGCCCGCCCGCCGGTAATTGTAGTCGACCGTGCCCTCGCGCTGCTGCGCCTCGGTGAACGAGACATTGAAGTCGAAATTGAAGTCGCCGTCGCCCGACGACACCCAGGGAAAGGTCCAGCCCATCCGCTGCTTATAGGCCTGCAGCTTGGCGAGCGGCGCCCGCGACACCGAGACAAGCGCGACATCGTGGTTGGCCAGGTGGACGACCGAGCCGTCGAAGCCGTCGGCGACCGCCGAGCAGGACGGGCACCCGGCCGCATAGTCGGGCCCGAACATGAAGTGGTAGACCAGGAGCTGCGAGCGCCCGCCGAAGAGATCCGCCAGCGAGGCGCCGCCCTGGTCGGTGTCGAAGCGATAGTCCTTGTCGATCCGGACCCAGGGCAGCTCCTGCCGCCGCCGCGCCAGTTCGTCGCTGCGCCGGGTCAGCTCCTTCTCCGCCTCGAGCAGCCCGAGCCGGGCTTTCAGCCATTCACCGCGTGTTGCAATCTGATGTGCCGTCATGGTCTTCGCTCCTGTGTCTATTGGTGGTGAGGCAGGTTAGGACCGGCGTTTCGACCGGCGGGAGTGACAAGTGTGGCGGGATTCAACAGGGGCTCGTCGGTCCCGGCCGCGCAGGGTGCAAGTCGGATCAAGCCTTGCCCAATGGTCAGCCGTCCTTGATGCAATGCTTCAACCCGAGGCGATCAGTTCCGGAGAGCCTTCACGGGCGCCAACGCCGCTTCGCCAGCCTGCGACCAGCTTCAGCCAGGGCGCCGCATGGAAGATGCTCATCAGCAGATACATCAGGACCATTCCGCTGATGACCGGCGCGCCTTGGGCGGCCGCGCAGAACGCCTCCAGCGGGCCGCCGCCAAGGACGCCGGTCATCAGCGCCATGAGCGCGAAGGTCGGCGTGGCGGCGAGGCATAAGACGTCGGTCGCGCGCAGGTCCGGGCGCGCCTTCAGCCACTCCTCGTGCGAAACGACCTGATTGCGCATCATTGACCTCCTGTCCGCCGGGATGCTTGGTCGTAGCCTCGGGCATCGACGGGGTGGGAGTGACAAGTGTGACGGGATTCAGATGGACTCGCTGATCACCGCCGCGGCGCGGGCGCTGGCCGCCGGCGATCCGCTCGGTGCCTTGAACCGGGTGGCGCTGCGTGACGACGCGCCGGCGCTGGCGCTGCGCGGCATCGCCATGGCGCAGCTCGGCGATCTCGTGCGGGCCAAGGCGCTGCTGCGCCGTGCCGCGCGCGCCTTCGGTCCGAAAGAGGCCATGGCCCGCGCGCGCTGCGTCGTCGCCGAGGCCGAGATCGCGCTGGTCTCGCGCGACCTCGGCTGGCCGGCCAAGGTGCTCGATGCGGCGCGGGCGACGCTCGAAACCCATGGCGACCACGCCAATGCCGCGCATGCGCGCAACCTCGAGGTCCGGCGGCTCTTGCTGATCGGCCGCCTCGACGAGGCCGAACGCCAGTTGGCCGGGCTCGACCCCGCGCTCCTGCCGCCCGCGGCAAAGGCTGCCCATGCGCTGGCGCTTGCCGGAATAGCGATCCGGCGCCTGCACACGGCGGCGGCGCGCGCCGCGCTCGTCCGCGCCGGCGAGGCGGCGCGCCAGGCCGGCATCCCCGGCCTGGCGGCGGAGGTCGAAAGCGCGTCCGGCGTGCTCGACATGCCGGCGGCGCGGCTGATCGCGCGCGGCGAGGAGCGCCCTCTCCGGCTCGCCGAGGTCGAGGCCTTGCTGGCCTCCGGGGCTTTCGTCGTCGACGCCTGCCGCCATGTCGTGCGCGACGCCGGCACGGTGGTGTCGCTGGCGACCCGGCCGGTGCTGTTCGCGCTGGCGCGCGCGCTGGCGGAAGCCTGGCCCGGCGACGTGTCGCGGGACGTGCTGGTCGCCCGCGCCTTCCGGGCCAAACACGCCGATGAATCCCATCGCGCGCGGCTGCGGGTGGAAGCCGGGCGGCTACGCGTCGCGCTTCGGGCACTGGCCGACGTCACCGCGACCAAGCGCGGCTTCGCGCTGGCGCCGCGCCACGCGGCCGAGATCGTCGTGCTGGCGCCGCCGGTCGACGAGCCGCATGGAGCCGTGCTCGCCTTCCTCGCCGACGGCGAAGCCTGGTCGAGCTCGGCCCTGGCGATCGCCCTCGACGCCAGCCCGCGCACGGCGCAGCGGGCGCTCGACCAGCTGGCGGCGGCCGGCAAGGTGCAGTCGTTCGGCCGCGGGCGCGCGCTGCGCTGGATGACCCCGCCGGTGCCGGGTTTCCCGACGACCTTGCTGCTCCCCGGTCCACTGCCGAGCGACTAGAGCCTGATCGTCCCGCATTGGTAATCTGCGGCACCACGGGTTGCCCGACACCTCAATCCGCCCCCCGACCAGGCTCTACGGCGCGGTCACCCTCTCCGCCATCCCGGGCCGCGACCCGACACCCAGCTTGCGCCCGCCGAACGCGCCGGCCGCCGTCGTCGTCACGACCATGCCGAGATCCGGCGTCACGCCACGCAGGTCGCCAAGGGTCGTGTCGCGGGCGATGACCACGATGAACGAGCCACGATCGAGCTTGGCCGCCCGGAACGGCCGCGGCATGGAAAACAGCGTGCCGACGCTCTGGACCAGCAAGGGCACGTCGCTTTCGCCGGTTCGCACCAGCCCTTTGAGCCGCAGCAGCCGGTCGCCGAGCAGGCCGGCGAGATTGTCGAGCCAGGCCGCCAGCGCCTCATAGGCCGGCTCGCCCGCCATCTTCACCAGAAACACGCCGATGCGCGGATGGGCACCGGCCTCGGCCGAACCGGTCTCCGGCGGATCGAAACCGGCGTCGCGCGGACCGGCGGCGGCGATCGCATCCCACAGCGCCTTGCCACGCTGCGTGCCCGAGATCACCCGGGCGAGCGGATTGACCGCGCCGGCCTCGCGCCCGGCTTGTCCGCGCGCTTGCGGCCCGAGCAGATCGGTCTTGGTGACGATCAGCGCCTGGGCGCCGGCCCACTGCGCCAGCGCTTCGGGAAACGCGGCCAGCTGCCGGCCGCGCGCGGCGTCATAGGTCGAGACGATCGAGACCGGCATGCGATGCTCGGCGAGCACGCCAAGCGAGCGCAGCACGGGCCCGGGTTTCGACAGGCCGCTGGTTTCGAGAATGATGCGCCTCAGCGGTCCCTGGGCCTCCGGCCGGTCGACCCGAAGCAACGCCTCGACCGCCACCGCGAGATCGCTTGCGCCCTGGCAGCAGACGCAGCCATTGGCCAGCATGCTCAAGCGAACATCGCCGCCGCCATCGGCGAGCACGGCGCCATCGAGGCCGATCTCGCCCGCCTCGTTGACGATGATGGCGGTATCGGCCGCCTCCGGCAGGTCCAGGAAATCGCGCAGGAGCGTGGTCTTGCCGCTGCCGAGGAAGCCGGTCAGGACGATGAAGGCGGGCGCCGCATGGGCGCTCGAATGCCTGCTCGAATTCATGGTCATTTGGGCCGTTCCGCCAAAGTCGGCCCATCGTCCTCCCAGCTCTTGTCGACCATGGCGCGGACATCCGCGAGCAGTTCGGCGGTGTCGTAGATCACCCCGTCCTTGATGGTGAAACGCAGCGCCCGGTGCCATTCGATGGTGCGGGTCTCGTCGTTCAGCCGCATCGCGCCGGTGCCGTAGAGCATCTTGAAATCGGTCAGCGGATTGTGGTCATGGACCAAGAGGTCGGCCTTCTTGCCGACCTCCACCGTGCCGATCTCGTCGGCGAGCCCGCACAGCGCCGCGCCTTGCGAGGTGGCCGCGCGCAGCACCTCGATCGGGTGGAAACCGGCCTCCTGCAAGAGCTCCAGCTCGCGGATATAACCGAAGCCGAAGATCTGGAAGATGAAGCCTGAATCGGAGCCGGCGCAGACCCGCCCGCCGCGGTTCTTGTATTCGTTGATGAAGGTCATCCAGAGTCGGTAGTTTTCCTTCCACTCGATCTCGTTCTGGGTCGACCAGCGATACCAATAGGAGCCATGGCCGCCGCGCTGCGGCTGGAAATAGTTCCACATCGACTTCCAGGTATAGGCCTTGTGCCAGTCGGCCTGGCGCGCCCGCATCAGGTCGCGGTTGGCGTCATAGATCGTAAAGGTCGGGACGAAGGTGAAATCGAGCGCCAGGAACTTGTCCAGAACCTCGTTCCATTTGGCCGAGCCAGGCTTGGCGCCCTGCTGGAACATCTGGCCGGCCACCGAGAAGCGGAAATATTCGTCGTTGTAATCATAGTCGTGCGGATAGTTCTGCACGACCCGGTCCTCGAACAGGGCTTCCGGCAGGCCGTAATAATGTTCCGCGCTGCCCAGCCCCCAGCCGGCGGTGGTCAGCGCGTTCATGCGGGTGACCGCGGTCTGGGCATGGTGGCAGCCGGTGCGAAGCCCCAGCTTGCGGCATTCGTCGAGGGCCGCCTCCATGATGGCCGGCGGCGCGCCGAAAAACTTCACGCCATCGGCGCCGCGCGCCTTGGCCTGGCGCAGCCAGGCGCGCCCTTCGTCGGGCGTATGCACGGTCTTCAGCATGTCGTTGACGGCGGGAAAATAGACATAGGACAACAGGCGCGGCGCGGCGATGCTGTTGGCCTCGGAGCGCTGCTTCTGGTCGAGCATCCAGCCGAGCCCGTTGAACGAGCCCATCTCGCGCACCGTGGTGACGCCATGGGCGAGCCAGAGCTTGTAGACATAGTCGACCGGCGGCACCCAGCCATTGGCGGCATGATAGGCAACCCCGGCATGGCCGTGGCAATCGACGAAGCCCGGCGTGACGAACTTGCCGTGGCAATCGATCTCGTGATCGCCGCCGGGCGGCCGGGCCGCCTCCTTGATCACCGTCTTGGCCGAGCCGACCTTTTTCATCAGGACGATGCGGCCGTTCTCCACCACGATGTCGGTCGGCCCGATCGGCGGCGCCCCGGTGCCGTCGATGACGGTGGCGCCGCGCAGCACCAGCCGCTTGAACGGCCCGATGCCACGATCGCGCGTGGTCGAAGGCTCGAGCGGCGGCTGGCCCGCCTTGGTCCGGTCAAATGCCAGTTCGTCGCCGGTTGCCGGCCGCGCAACAGCCTCATCCGCCATGATCGATTCCTCGACGTCGTTTCCTCTTGGGGCGACGAAGCTAGCCGGCCGATGTCGCGGCGACAAACGAAGCCGCGCCTCCAGCCGCGCGTCTCAGGCAGAGGTGCGATGCGGCCTTGCCGCGTGAAGCGTCGGGATCGTTGATGCGTGTCTCGTTCCAGGGGCCCACGCCACCACGGTACGCGGCGAAGCTCACCGGCGAAGCTACCACGGTATCGCGGCCCTGATCCCTGCTGCCCTGAGATCGAGATCGTCCCCTTCCAGGCCATTCATCAGGCGGACCTCCGCGCGTCGCATGGCGAGCGGGGCGAAGCGGACAAGGCGGAGTGCGAAGTTGACGATGGGCTCGAGCCCGGGCCAGCTCTGTGCGGAAGCGACGGCCCTGCGCTGCCCCTGCCGCTGCAGCCGCTCGACCATCGCCCGGCGATCATGCTCAAACCGGGCCAGCGCATCGGCGAGGTTTGCGCCCGCGTCGCGCGCGGCGACGCGGCTGACAAGGGCGAGCGCATCCACCAGGGCGCAGTTCGCGCCTTGGCCGAGATTCGGGCTCATGGCGTGGGCGGCGTCGCCGATCAACACGACCTTGCCGGCCGACCAGGCGTCGCATTGCACGCTTTGATGCTGCAGCCGCACCGTGCCGGGCCAGTCGTGACGCTCGTCCAGCACCAGCCGCATGGGCGGGAAGTCCCGGCAGACGCTTTCCTTCCAGGTGGCGAAGCTGAGCGTCTCGATTTTCCCCACCGTCTGGCCGGAGCCGCCCCAGAACCAGAAGGTCTTGGCCCCGCCCAAGGGCAGCATGCCGCAGGCTTCCGCTCCGCCGATATATTCTCCATGGCAGTCGGCCGGGACCGCGAAGCGGGCGACACCCTGGACACTTCCCTCGACGACCGGCCAGAAGCGGCAAGCAAAGCCGGCCAAGTCGCGCACCGCCGAATTCACGCCATCGGCGCCGACGACGAGGTCACCAGCCAGGCGGGCGGCGCCACTCGGCGTGTCGTAGACGAGAACCGGCGACGGGCCGTCCGTTTCGACGGCGGACACCTTGCAGCCGAGGCGCAGTGTCACGCCCCGCGCCGCGCAGGCCCGCCACAGAATGTCGTGCAGGTCGGCGCGATGGATGCACACCGGCCAGAGGTTGGGTGGAAGGTGCGCCTGCAGTTCGGTCGCCAGCAAGGCGCGTCCGCGTCGATCGCGCATCAGGAAGCGCGACATCGCGGCGCCGGCGGCACGAACCTCCTCGGCCACCCCGAACGTTTCGAGGACCAGGAGACCGTTGGCTTGCAGCAGAATGCCTGCCCCGACGGCGCCGAGTTCGGCGGTCCGTTCGAGCACGGTCACCGCATAGCCCGCCTTGCGAAACGCCAAGGCGGCGGCAAGGCCGGCCACGCCGGCACCGGCGATCGCAACCTTTCGCGGGGGGTCACCCATGGTCGGAACCGCCACGGCCACCGACCCCTTGCAGGAACGACGTCAGCACCAGGCGCGGTGCGTCGTTCCGTGCGACGGTGCCGATCTGTACGGCATTCCAGGCGGCATAGAGCAGCGCCTCCAACGACGCGAAGATCCATGCGTCCGGCACGTCCGCCCGAATGAGACCGGCCCGTCTCGCGCGCAGGACAACCGGCAGGATCAGGCCGGTTATGCGTTCGTCGGCCTGCTTCAGCGCGGGATCGTCGAACAGGTCGGCTGCGTAGAGCAGGAAATGAGCATGCACGCCGAGTGGCGTGAGCGCGTCGATCAGGCGGCGCAGGGCCTGTTCGGGCGTGCCATCGCTCGGCTGCGCCGCGACGACGGCGGCCTCGATCATCGTCAGCGCGGCGAGCCCGATCTCACGCAGCAGGTCGGTCCGCGACGCGAAGTGCCGATGCAGCGTGGCGCGGCCGACCTTCGCCGCGCGGGCAATGTCGTCGAGCGAGGCGCGCGGATCGCGCGCCAGCATCTCGGCGCCCACTCTGAGAAGGTTAGCGCGGCTGGAGGTCGATCGGCCGCCGCGCGCCTTGCCACTTGCCGTCGTCATTTTTCCCGGTTCGCTCACGGCATTCGCTCCTCAGAGCAGAGACATCAGCATATCTATTGATATGATTGAGTCCCTAATGAGTCAAGACTGTCTCATTATCAGCGAATGTCGGCGCCACCTCGTCGTCGCTCGCGGACGTCGGGCGCGCGATTGTTTGGCTGATCCTCCCCACGGAGAGCCTGTCTGGAACGCATGGTGTCGGTGGCGAATCTTCCGCAGCCCAGCAAAAACAAAGTATAATTTGACCATCAGCCGGCCGCGATCGAGTATCCGACGCGAATACCGATTGCATGCATTGGCGTTCCGCGACCGAGCGGCGGAACAAGAAAGGGCTCCTATGCCGCAAGACCTTCTGATCCTTGATGTCAGGCCAGCGGGTGGACAATCAGCCGACGTGCTGATCCGCGACGGGCAGATTGCCGCCGTCGGCACGATCGGAGCGGCAGACGGTGCTGCGGTGCTCGATGGGGGTGGCGCGCTGTTGCTGCCGGGACTGGTCGAGGCGCATACCCATCTCGACAAGACGCTTTGGGGCATGGGCTGGCACAAGCATTCGGCCGGGCCGCGCCTGATCGACAAGATCGAGAACGAGCGCCGCATCCGGCGCGAGACAGGCATCGACCCCGACCGGCAATCCGCGCGGCAGGTCGCCCAGAGCCTGAGGATGGGCACCACCCATATCCGCAGCCACGTCGACGTCGATACCGAGGTCGGGTTGGCGGGGATCGAGGGCGTGATGGCGATGCGCGAGCGGCTCAAGGCCGTGATCGATGTCCAGATCGTCGCCTTTCCGCAATCGGGCCTGCTGATCCGGCCGGGCACGCTCGAACTGCTCGACCGCGCCATGGCGCTGGGCGCCGAGGTGGTCGGCGGCCTCGACCCTTGCGCCATCGACCGCGATCCGAAGGGGCATCTCGACGCCATTTTCGGGCTTGCCGAGAAACATGGCCGGCCGCTCGATATCCACCTGCACGAACCTGGCGAGATGGGCGCCTTCTCGCTGGAGCTGATCATCGAGCGCACCCGCGCGCACGGCATGCAGGGCAAGGTCACCGTCAGCCACGGCTTCTGCCTCGGCATGCCCGATGTCGATCAGGCGCGCCGCCTGATCGCCGATCTGGCCCGGGAGCGGATCGCCGTGATGACCACCGGTCCGGCCAGCCGTCCGGCGCCGCCGGTGAAGCAATGCGTCGAGGCCGGCATCGTCGTGTGCGGCGGCTCGGACGGCATTCGCGACAGCTGGAACCCCTATGGCAATGGCGACATGCTGGAGCGCGCCAT
This portion of the Phreatobacter stygius genome encodes:
- a CDS encoding DUF899 domain-containing protein — encoded protein: MTAHQIATRGEWLKARLGLLEAEKELTRRSDELARRRQELPWVRIDKDYRFDTDQGGASLADLFGGRSQLLVYHFMFGPDYAAGCPSCSAVADGFDGSVVHLANHDVALVSVSRAPLAKLQAYKQRMGWTFPWVSSGDGDFNFDFNVSFTEAQQREGTVDYNYRRAGHALDITPAPEPVVQFAAMCGTVAPVYALDRPGLSAFVREDGVVYHTYSTYTRGVDSLWGMYQWLDRAPKGRNETGAWFRRHDEYGKA
- a CDS encoding helix-turn-helix domain-containing protein, which encodes MDSLITAAARALAAGDPLGALNRVALRDDAPALALRGIAMAQLGDLVRAKALLRRAARAFGPKEAMARARCVVAEAEIALVSRDLGWPAKVLDAARATLETHGDHANAAHARNLEVRRLLLIGRLDEAERQLAGLDPALLPPAAKAAHALALAGIAIRRLHTAAARAALVRAGEAARQAGIPGLAAEVESASGVLDMPAARLIARGEERPLRLAEVEALLASGAFVVDACRHVVRDAGTVVSLATRPVLFALARALAEAWPGDVSRDVLVARAFRAKHADESHRARLRVEAGRLRVALRALADVTATKRGFALAPRHAAEIVVLAPPVDEPHGAVLAFLADGEAWSSSALAIALDASPRTAQRALDQLAAAGKVQSFGRGRALRWMTPPVPGFPTTLLLPGPLPSD
- a CDS encoding CobW family GTP-binding protein; this encodes MTMNSSRHSSAHAAPAFIVLTGFLGSGKTTLLRDFLDLPEAADTAIIVNEAGEIGLDGAVLADGGGDVRLSMLANGCVCCQGASDLAVAVEALLRVDRPEAQGPLRRIILETSGLSKPGPVLRSLGVLAEHRMPVSIVSTYDAARGRQLAAFPEALAQWAGAQALIVTKTDLLGPQARGQAGREAGAVNPLARVISGTQRGKALWDAIAAAGPRDAGFDPPETGSAEAGAHPRIGVFLVKMAGEPAYEALAAWLDNLAGLLGDRLLRLKGLVRTGESDVPLLVQSVGTLFSMPRPFRAAKLDRGSFIVVIARDTTLGDLRGVTPDLGMVVTTTAAGAFGGRKLGVGSRPGMAERVTAP
- a CDS encoding amidohydrolase family protein, which produces MADEAVARPATGDELAFDRTKAGQPPLEPSTTRDRGIGPFKRLVLRGATVIDGTGAPPIGPTDIVVENGRIVLMKKVGSAKTVIKEAARPPGGDHEIDCHGKFVTPGFVDCHGHAGVAYHAANGWVPPVDYVYKLWLAHGVTTVREMGSFNGLGWMLDQKQRSEANSIAAPRLLSYVYFPAVNDMLKTVHTPDEGRAWLRQAKARGADGVKFFGAPPAIMEAALDECRKLGLRTGCHHAQTAVTRMNALTTAGWGLGSAEHYYGLPEALFEDRVVQNYPHDYDYNDEYFRFSVAGQMFQQGAKPGSAKWNEVLDKFLALDFTFVPTFTIYDANRDLMRARQADWHKAYTWKSMWNYFQPQRGGHGSYWYRWSTQNEIEWKENYRLWMTFINEYKNRGGRVCAGSDSGFIFQIFGFGYIRELELLQEAGFHPIEVLRAATSQGAALCGLADEIGTVEVGKKADLLVHDHNPLTDFKMLYGTGAMRLNDETRTIEWHRALRFTIKDGVIYDTAELLADVRAMVDKSWEDDGPTLAERPK
- a CDS encoding FAD-dependent oxidoreductase, yielding MGDPPRKVAIAGAGVAGLAAALAFRKAGYAVTVLERTAELGAVGAGILLQANGLLVLETFGVAEEVRAAGAAMSRFLMRDRRGRALLATELQAHLPPNLWPVCIHRADLHDILWRACAARGVTLRLGCKVSAVETDGPSPVLVYDTPSGAARLAGDLVVGADGVNSAVRDLAGFACRFWPVVEGSVQGVARFAVPADCHGEYIGGAEACGMLPLGGAKTFWFWGGSGQTVGKIETLSFATWKESVCRDFPPMRLVLDERHDWPGTVRLQHQSVQCDAWSAGKVVLIGDAAHAMSPNLGQGANCALVDALALVSRVAARDAGANLADALARFEHDRRAMVERLQRQGQRRAVASAQSWPGLEPIVNFALRLVRFAPLAMRRAEVRLMNGLEGDDLDLRAAGIRAAIPW
- a CDS encoding TetR/AcrR family transcriptional regulator, whose product is MSEPGKMTTASGKARGGRSTSSRANLLRVGAEMLARDPRASLDDIARAAKVGRATLHRHFASRTDLLREIGLAALTMIEAAVVAAQPSDGTPEQALRRLIDALTPLGVHAHFLLYAADLFDDPALKQADERITGLILPVVLRARRAGLIRADVPDAWIFASLEALLYAAWNAVQIGTVARNDAPRLVLTSFLQGVGGRGGSDHG
- a CDS encoding amidohydrolase family protein; the encoded protein is MPQDLLILDVRPAGGQSADVLIRDGQIAAVGTIGAADGAAVLDGGGALLLPGLVEAHTHLDKTLWGMGWHKHSAGPRLIDKIENERRIRRETGIDPDRQSARQVAQSLRMGTTHIRSHVDVDTEVGLAGIEGVMAMRERLKAVIDVQIVAFPQSGLLIRPGTLELLDRAMALGAEVVGGLDPCAIDRDPKGHLDAIFGLAEKHGRPLDIHLHEPGEMGAFSLELIIERTRAHGMQGKVTVSHGFCLGMPDVDQARRLIADLARERIAVMTTGPASRPAPPVKQCVEAGIVVCGGSDGIRDSWNPYGNGDMLERAMLIGLRNNFRLDEEIELALDVCSHGGATVMGLDSYGLAVGCAADLLLVPGDTPAEAVVARPADRTVIKRGKVVVRNGELTEPVA